In Leptospira stimsonii, a single window of DNA contains:
- a CDS encoding peroxiredoxin, which produces MPQVTSLAPDFKAEAVLGKEIKEIKLSDYKGKWVVLFFYPLDFTFVCPTEIIEYDNQLAEFKKLGAEVLGVSVDSAFTHLAWKNTPKKEGGIGDIKYPLIADLTKSISRDYNVLTEGGVALRGTFIIDPAGVIRQATINDLPVGRNIDEAIRLIKAFQFVEKHGEVCPANWDEGKKTMVADPQKSKDYFSAVN; this is translated from the coding sequence ATGCCTCAGGTTACATCCCTAGCGCCGGATTTTAAAGCAGAAGCTGTTCTTGGAAAAGAAATCAAGGAAATCAAACTTTCTGATTACAAAGGAAAATGGGTAGTTCTATTCTTCTATCCTCTCGACTTCACTTTCGTCTGCCCGACTGAGATCATAGAATACGATAACCAACTCGCAGAATTCAAAAAACTCGGAGCGGAAGTGCTCGGTGTTTCTGTGGATTCCGCGTTCACTCACTTGGCTTGGAAGAATACTCCGAAAAAAGAAGGTGGAATCGGCGATATCAAGTATCCTCTCATCGCTGATCTTACAAAGTCGATTTCCAGAGATTACAACGTTCTCACCGAAGGCGGCGTCGCTCTGAGAGGAACCTTCATCATCGATCCTGCCGGAGTGATTCGTCAGGCAACGATCAACGATCTTCCCGTTGGACGTAATATCGACGAAGCGATTCGTCTGATTAAGGCATTTCAATTCGTTGAAAAACACGGTGAAGTATGTCCTGCAAACTGGGACGAAGGTAAAAAAACAATGGTTGCGGATCCTCAAAAATCCAAAGACTATTTCTCTGCAGTGAACTGA
- a CDS encoding heparin lyase I family protein gives MQIVTKPNLDKKNRILISVFISILLLNFCNQNEEDSKLQDLLLLGVAYNQSQCGADANLSRKQANRTFFTSFESVSDFSNFYIVPQNYQGSASHDLSSEQVFSGAKSHKGWIYSAYNPTNPWINNNHRGYPTIQLHKTSGGSFVTPVLITFQVWLDMNLKQMSPENEWFSFATIADDASDAWNSPVLVNLSYDGFVHLMHVPSMGQKITSFQTTSLSYPKSQWVQIKVFLDFQNPEGLVKVWQNGTLVSQAKVYCRKKTIAQLHFGLYAPPTVSSGSVYNDDLKIEEIDGTL, from the coding sequence ATGCAAATCGTTACAAAACCGAATCTCGACAAGAAAAATAGAATTCTTATTTCTGTCTTTATCAGTATTCTTCTTTTAAACTTTTGTAATCAGAACGAAGAAGATTCTAAATTACAAGACCTTCTTCTTTTGGGTGTTGCTTACAACCAGTCCCAGTGCGGAGCGGACGCGAACCTTTCCCGCAAACAGGCCAATCGAACTTTTTTTACTTCGTTCGAATCGGTGAGCGATTTTTCGAATTTTTATATCGTTCCTCAAAATTATCAGGGAAGCGCTTCCCATGATCTTTCTTCGGAACAGGTTTTTAGCGGAGCAAAATCGCATAAGGGTTGGATTTATTCGGCTTACAATCCTACGAATCCATGGATCAACAACAATCACAGAGGATACCCTACGATTCAACTTCACAAAACTTCCGGCGGTAGTTTTGTGACTCCGGTTTTGATTACGTTCCAAGTTTGGCTCGACATGAATCTAAAACAGATGTCTCCCGAAAACGAATGGTTCAGCTTTGCGACGATCGCGGACGATGCCTCGGACGCATGGAACAGCCCCGTTCTTGTAAACTTGAGCTACGACGGTTTTGTTCATCTGATGCACGTTCCTTCCATGGGTCAGAAGATCACTTCTTTTCAAACGACTTCACTTTCCTATCCGAAGTCTCAATGGGTTCAGATCAAAGTTTTTTTGGATTTTCAGAATCCGGAAGGTTTGGTCAAAGTCTGGCAGAACGGAACTCTTGTCTCGCAAGCAAAAGTCTATTGTAGAAAAAAGACGATCGCACAACTCCATTTTGGCCTCTACGCTCCTCCGACGGTTTCTTCGGGTTCCGTCTACAACGACGATCTCAAAATCGAAGAGATCGACGGAACTCTTTGA
- a CDS encoding DUF1499 domain-containing protein produces the protein METALLILLCCTSLVGPRTGVYEDELNYCSPRPNCVSSQSSTYNPIHHIDPFHYTEEKEEAFQKLKQKLEDADRVSVLEVNGNYIKTRFYTRVFHFPDTVEFLIEEKTKTVQIRSESILGLFDFLANRRRLNNLREELGWE, from the coding sequence ATGGAAACAGCCCTCTTAATTCTTCTCTGTTGCACTTCTCTTGTCGGACCACGGACCGGAGTCTATGAAGACGAACTCAATTATTGTTCCCCTCGACCGAATTGTGTTTCCAGCCAGAGTTCGACTTACAATCCGATCCACCATATCGATCCGTTTCATTACACCGAAGAGAAAGAAGAAGCGTTTCAAAAGTTAAAACAAAAATTGGAAGACGCGGATCGAGTGAGCGTCCTGGAAGTGAACGGAAATTATATCAAGACACGATTTTATACGAGAGTCTTTCACTTCCCCGATACCGTGGAATTTCTCATCGAAGAAAAAACAAAAACCGTTCAGATTCGTTCCGAATCCATACTCGGGCTTTTCGACTTTCTCGCAAACCGAAGAAGGCTCAACAACCTCCGAGAAGAACTCGGATGGGAATGA
- a CDS encoding transglutaminase-like domain-containing protein yields the protein MKPSKFGMKTMKPLDSYLTSTYYFDYNSSSVQKFIEGCTNPQDSPLEKLKGFYLGVRDKIRYNPYVVTDSKESYRASEIAESRQNYCIPKSLLFAAGARALGFPSKIGFADVVNHLASERLIQVLGTTTFAFHGYAEILIDGNWIKATPVFDKDLCRKFGVEPLDFDGTKDNVFHSFDGKGKKFMEYVHQRGVFGDFPFEFVIQGLKDFYPDVFGKRLQGDLRREKPVV from the coding sequence ATGAAACCCTCAAAGTTTGGAATGAAAACGATGAAACCCTTGGATTCTTATCTAACTTCTACTTATTATTTCGACTACAATTCTTCTTCCGTTCAAAAGTTTATCGAAGGATGTACGAATCCGCAAGATTCTCCTTTGGAAAAGCTCAAAGGGTTCTATTTGGGAGTAAGGGATAAAATTCGTTACAATCCGTACGTCGTTACCGATTCGAAAGAATCCTATCGCGCGAGTGAAATCGCGGAAAGTAGGCAGAACTATTGTATTCCAAAATCCCTTCTCTTTGCGGCCGGTGCTCGCGCCTTGGGATTCCCTTCTAAAATCGGATTTGCGGACGTCGTCAATCATCTGGCAAGCGAACGTCTGATTCAAGTTTTGGGAACGACTACGTTTGCGTTTCACGGATATGCAGAAATTCTAATAGATGGAAATTGGATCAAGGCGACACCGGTCTTCGATAAGGATCTTTGCAGAAAGTTCGGAGTGGAACCTCTCGATTTCGACGGAACCAAGGACAATGTCTTTCATTCCTTTGACGGGAAAGGTAAAAAGTTTATGGAATACGTTCATCAGAGGGGAGTTTTCGGCGACTTTCCGTTTGAATTTGTGATCCAAGGTTTAAAGGACTTTTATCCGGACGTTTTCGGCAAACGTTTGCAAGGCGATCTTCGAAGGGAAAAACCAGTCGTCTGA
- a CDS encoding LIC11213 family lipoprotein, which yields MNQIRNHVRVGLVLLCISSVFWNCENTKSSDKEDSLKTLSFLLGSSSPLKDITDADCTDPAPAFSTLGQAGTTATCSTCHNAGNANAGLDITSFNSVRNRVTVGNPKGSLLFIKINSGSMRIYNNNAINKAVYCWTLKGANP from the coding sequence ATGAATCAAATTCGCAATCACGTTCGAGTCGGCCTTGTCTTACTTTGTATTTCTTCCGTTTTTTGGAATTGCGAAAATACAAAGAGTTCGGATAAGGAAGATTCTTTAAAAACACTTTCTTTTCTTTTGGGTTCGAGTTCGCCTTTGAAAGATATCACGGATGCGGACTGTACTGACCCAGCACCGGCTTTCTCCACACTCGGACAAGCAGGAACCACTGCGACTTGTTCTACTTGTCATAACGCGGGCAATGCGAATGCAGGTTTGGACATCACTTCGTTTAACAGCGTGAGAAACCGTGTTACTGTAGGGAACCCGAAAGGAAGTTTGCTCTTCATTAAGATCAACTCCGGAAGTATGAGAATCTACAACAACAACGCGATCAACAAAGCGGTCTATTGCTGGACTCTCAAGGGAGCAAATCCTTGA
- the sufB gene encoding Fe-S cluster assembly protein SufB: protein MEQVLEKEANQEDRFYRADNFPKGLTRKVVESISHIKNEPSWLTEFRLKAFEIYEQKPMPNWGFFPNFNVDIDSYTHYIGSNQKKKKSWDEVDPEVLKSFERLGIPEHERKYLAGIEAMNDSETVYANVKKELTDLGILFCDIDTAIREYPDIVRKYLGTVVSVGDNKFSALNSCVFSGGSFAYVPKGVKTPMPLQAYFKVTAASSGQYERTLLIADEGAEIEYSEGCSSVQDKGTNFHTAVVELVAHKNAKIFYTTIQNWKKNMYNWTVKRGLCHERGHITWTDVNIGANTVKYPGIVLQGDHSTGDILSLAFAGGGQIQDTGARIIHVGKNTRSNILAKGVSLDGGINSYRGLVKFTTGSENSYSHVKCDGLMMDNRSQSHAYPYNDVSGQNGTLNYEATVSRIDEDQLFYLQSRGLSEDDAKLLIINGFCEGVTKHLNVEYSVEMTRLIRMILEDGHVIQENNASVVT, encoded by the coding sequence ATGGAACAAGTCCTGGAAAAGGAAGCCAATCAAGAGGATCGGTTTTATCGCGCCGATAACTTCCCTAAGGGTCTTACCCGAAAGGTTGTAGAATCCATTTCGCATATCAAAAACGAGCCTTCCTGGCTTACGGAATTTCGCCTCAAAGCATTTGAAATCTACGAACAAAAACCGATGCCGAATTGGGGTTTCTTTCCCAACTTCAACGTAGACATCGATTCTTATACTCATTATATCGGATCCAACCAGAAGAAGAAAAAATCTTGGGATGAAGTGGATCCAGAAGTTCTAAAATCATTCGAACGACTGGGGATTCCGGAACACGAGCGAAAGTATCTCGCCGGCATCGAAGCGATGAACGATTCCGAAACCGTCTATGCAAACGTGAAGAAAGAATTGACCGATCTCGGAATTCTTTTCTGCGATATTGATACTGCGATCAGAGAATATCCCGATATCGTTCGGAAGTATTTGGGAACCGTCGTGAGCGTTGGCGATAACAAATTCTCCGCCCTCAACAGTTGTGTTTTTTCCGGAGGATCCTTTGCTTACGTTCCAAAAGGAGTAAAAACTCCGATGCCTCTTCAAGCCTATTTCAAAGTGACCGCCGCTTCTTCCGGGCAATACGAAAGAACATTACTGATTGCTGATGAAGGCGCAGAGATAGAATATTCCGAAGGATGTTCTTCGGTCCAAGATAAGGGGACCAACTTTCACACTGCGGTTGTCGAACTCGTTGCCCACAAAAACGCAAAGATCTTCTATACGACGATCCAGAATTGGAAGAAGAATATGTACAACTGGACCGTCAAACGCGGGTTATGCCATGAAAGAGGGCATATCACCTGGACCGACGTGAACATCGGTGCAAACACCGTGAAATATCCGGGAATCGTTCTTCAAGGAGATCATTCCACAGGCGATATTCTTTCTCTCGCTTTTGCCGGCGGCGGACAGATCCAAGACACGGGCGCGAGAATCATCCACGTCGGAAAAAATACCAGAAGCAATATATTAGCAAAAGGTGTTTCTCTCGACGGAGGAATCAATTCCTATCGAGGACTCGTAAAGTTCACCACGGGTTCGGAGAATTCTTACTCTCACGTAAAATGCGACGGTTTGATGATGGACAATCGTTCCCAATCGCACGCGTATCCCTACAACGACGTTTCCGGTCAGAACGGGACCTTGAACTACGAAGCGACCGTTTCCAGGATCGACGAAGACCAGCTCTTCTATCTTCAATCCCGCGGTTTGTCCGAAGACGACGCAAAACTCCTCATCATCAACGGATTCTGCGAAGGTGTTACCAAACATCTCAACGTAGAATATTCAGTGGAAATGACTAGATTGATTCGAATGATTCTAGAAGACGGTCACGTAATCCAGGAGAACAACGCGTCCGTAGTAACCTAA
- a CDS encoding methyl-accepting chemotaxis protein, producing MKTIYRKIQRLGIRKKLMLLFGSVLIPIAILVGLALLNTKDRIKDIETIYEDRVIPLKQLKKISDLYAIHIVDCVHKVRSGAFTPEEGVVNLDKASSGIQKEWSAYNSTHLVSEEIEIIQELNPLFSASNAAVEEARALMLAKDFVSLGDFAEHRLYEKIDPVTEKIEDLIQVQLKITDKIYSKAEKEFAFSWIVFIFLSAITLTYILFIAVVYSIQLVKGLNSLSRAIQDADFSHPVEVQEDSQKKDELYLLLIAFRLFQIKVKEMLDTILNFSESIVASSEQLSQAADHLSSNAQSESASVEQISASVEEISSGMEYVNENAESQYSLISSFNGEMRELEGMINKVGEAVKNSLNKISEMYLKTDFGKKTMGDLTDTMEKIESSSVEMQSITAIIKEISEKVNLLALNAAIEAARAGEHGRGFAVVASEITRLAEQTDSSAMTIEELIKASNAEIETGRNIVENSVLVYAEILSGLEHLKESSNQIVATMELQQGKKEKIRFGVDQVEAKSEEIRNSVKEQKVAIAETANAVSNIAITVQNSAANSEQIAGSAVSLLQIAKNLQETMRFLKG from the coding sequence ATGAAAACGATTTATAGAAAGATACAGAGGTTGGGAATTCGGAAAAAATTAATGCTCCTCTTCGGATCGGTTTTGATTCCGATCGCGATTTTAGTCGGACTTGCGTTACTCAATACAAAGGATAGAATCAAGGACATAGAAACGATCTATGAGGATCGAGTCATTCCCCTCAAACAACTCAAAAAAATATCCGATCTTTACGCGATTCATATCGTGGACTGTGTTCACAAAGTTAGAAGCGGCGCATTTACTCCGGAAGAAGGAGTGGTGAATTTGGATAAAGCCAGTTCCGGAATCCAAAAAGAATGGAGCGCATACAATTCCACGCATTTAGTTTCGGAAGAGATAGAGATCATTCAAGAGTTGAATCCTCTTTTCTCTGCTTCCAACGCGGCGGTGGAAGAAGCCCGTGCTTTGATGCTCGCAAAGGACTTTGTCAGCCTTGGGGATTTTGCGGAACACCGATTGTATGAAAAGATCGATCCCGTGACGGAGAAAATCGAGGATTTGATCCAGGTTCAATTGAAGATCACGGATAAGATTTATAGCAAAGCCGAAAAAGAATTCGCGTTTAGCTGGATCGTGTTTATTTTTCTTTCCGCTATAACGTTGACTTATATCCTTTTCATCGCGGTCGTGTATTCGATTCAACTGGTCAAAGGTTTGAATTCGTTGAGCCGCGCGATCCAAGATGCGGATTTTTCGCATCCGGTAGAAGTGCAAGAAGATTCCCAAAAAAAGGACGAACTATACTTGTTGCTCATCGCCTTTCGTCTTTTTCAGATTAAGGTCAAGGAAATGTTGGATACGATCCTAAACTTTTCGGAAAGTATCGTCGCTTCTTCGGAGCAACTTTCACAAGCCGCCGATCATCTTTCTTCCAACGCACAATCCGAATCCGCTTCCGTAGAGCAAATCTCGGCCTCGGTGGAAGAGATCAGTTCCGGTATGGAATACGTAAACGAAAACGCGGAATCCCAATACTCGTTGATTTCTTCGTTTAACGGTGAAATGCGAGAACTCGAAGGGATGATCAACAAAGTCGGAGAAGCGGTTAAGAATTCTTTGAATAAGATCTCAGAGATGTATCTGAAAACCGATTTCGGTAAGAAAACGATGGGGGATCTGACCGATACAATGGAAAAGATCGAAAGTAGTTCCGTCGAAATGCAATCCATCACTGCGATCATCAAGGAAATTTCCGAAAAGGTGAATTTGCTCGCTTTGAACGCGGCGATCGAAGCGGCGAGGGCTGGCGAACACGGAAGAGGTTTTGCCGTTGTCGCGAGTGAAATTACAAGACTCGCGGAACAAACGGATTCGAGCGCGATGACAATCGAAGAATTGATCAAGGCGAGTAACGCAGAGATCGAAACAGGAAGAAACATCGTCGAGAATTCCGTGCTGGTTTACGCGGAAATTTTGAGCGGACTCGAACACTTAAAAGAATCCTCCAATCAAATCGTCGCTACGATGGAACTTCAACAAGGAAAGAAGGAAAAGATTCGTTTTGGAGTGGATCAGGTGGAAGCGAAATCCGAGGAGATTCGAAACTCCGTAAAGGAACAAAAGGTTGCGATCGCAGAGACGGCAAACGCGGTTTCCAATATCGCCATCACCGTACAAAATAGCGCCGCCAATTCCGAACAGATCGCGGGAAGTGCGGTGAGTCTTTTGCAGATTGCAAAAAATTTACAGGAAACGATGCGCTTTTTGAAAGGATGA
- a CDS encoding DUF1566 domain-containing protein yields the protein MTKLDSSLLNKYMFRLRFFIISFLFIIFCGSGKEPYNPAVPYSQAWKDTEILKCLLLQAPNCNGFLPSSNGVFFPEKISDTGQTHCYDTATNIPCSDPTYPRQDSDFVNIPSARSYSGPSPHSVYTNDYTTLDMIRGLVWKTCAEGLSGPNCTIGSATSNSFSTAPSTCSALNSLNAGAGYGGIQTWRLPSIYELARFANAESPNGVDSVNFPGNPAMNFYSSTPYASNPSTAGWYVQMTAGFFNQLNFGTGPYAVRCVSGTPLQSPSLTNNGNGTVSDNRTGLIWQTSGSSTGTWQQALTGCASLSLAGLSWRLPNATELHSIVDYSGSTPAINATFFPGAVSQYHWTSTTDRSNVTYALALFFTNGLIGGNGKAASWYFRCVSDLKSYVHVYADPFQSKKLIELDIFRALI from the coding sequence TTGACTAAACTGGATTCGAGTTTGTTGAATAAGTATATGTTCCGGCTCCGCTTCTTTATAATTTCATTTCTCTTTATTATCTTTTGCGGCTCGGGAAAGGAACCTTATAATCCGGCCGTTCCATATTCTCAAGCTTGGAAGGACACGGAGATTCTAAAGTGTCTTCTTTTGCAAGCTCCGAATTGTAACGGATTCTTACCCAGCTCCAATGGAGTTTTTTTCCCGGAGAAGATTTCGGATACCGGACAAACGCATTGTTATGATACGGCGACCAACATTCCTTGTTCGGATCCGACCTATCCAAGACAGGATTCGGATTTTGTAAATATTCCTTCCGCGAGAAGTTATTCCGGACCGAGCCCACATTCGGTTTATACGAATGATTATACGACATTAGATATGATTCGCGGGTTAGTCTGGAAGACTTGTGCGGAAGGCCTGAGCGGTCCGAATTGTACGATCGGTTCCGCGACTTCAAATTCTTTCTCAACGGCTCCTTCTACTTGTTCCGCCTTGAATTCACTCAATGCGGGCGCCGGTTACGGCGGGATTCAAACTTGGAGACTTCCTTCCATCTACGAACTCGCTCGTTTTGCAAACGCGGAAAGTCCGAACGGCGTGGATTCCGTTAATTTTCCGGGAAACCCTGCTATGAATTTTTATTCTTCCACTCCCTATGCGTCGAATCCCTCGACGGCGGGATGGTATGTTCAGATGACGGCCGGTTTTTTTAATCAGCTAAATTTTGGAACGGGCCCTTACGCCGTTCGCTGTGTTTCGGGAACGCCCCTTCAATCTCCTTCCCTTACAAATAACGGAAACGGAACCGTTAGCGACAATAGAACCGGTTTGATTTGGCAGACATCCGGTAGTAGCACAGGAACTTGGCAACAAGCTCTGACCGGTTGCGCCTCTCTTTCTCTTGCGGGTTTGAGTTGGAGACTTCCGAACGCAACGGAATTGCATAGTATCGTAGACTACTCGGGTTCGACTCCTGCCATCAACGCTACTTTTTTCCCCGGAGCCGTTTCTCAATATCATTGGACTTCAACCACGGATCGTTCCAATGTAACCTACGCGCTGGCGTTGTTTTTTACGAATGGACTGATCGGCGGAAATGGAAAAGCGGCGAGCTGGTATTTTCGTTGCGTATCGGACCTTAAATCCTATGTCCACGTTTATGCGGATCCGTTTCAGAGTAAGAAGTTGATAGAACTCGATATTTTCCGAGCTTTGATCTAA